From Endozoicomonas sp. 8E, the proteins below share one genomic window:
- a CDS encoding substrate-binding domain-containing protein, translating to MTTLMPTLFSCPKWIFKEYWQSLRSNAGHGFFKKIYRSTCFALALIFLSPVVLSDTLRIAVASNFYPTAVELRKAFNKLHSDIELTLVKGASDDLFDSIVGGASFDVFLSADETHTATLVKLKKAKPTSRKTYAFGRLAFLHKMGNQTEDHGHGHGKETITVKELGDFIAKHRNQTVYIPDPQDSPYGKRAEDLLEAAGLYYPLNAAGNIKIEDSAHDVWNNNMNKTELFALLPASLVFHEDDDHSRDSHHVKHNYPKDDEVSLLKDNDFHRLRQEMVILEGSASTKAAETFARFMLSPTTQAYIGDHGYYPASYSEVCDPANTSSAVSYFSAIPYAGILSAVASAAVAAWINRGYCRF from the coding sequence ATGACTACGTTAATGCCGACTTTATTCAGCTGCCCGAAATGGATTTTCAAAGAGTATTGGCAGTCTCTCAGGTCTAATGCAGGACATGGTTTCTTTAAAAAAATCTATCGCTCCACATGTTTTGCTCTGGCGCTGATCTTTCTCAGTCCCGTTGTTTTATCAGACACGCTGAGAATAGCGGTTGCATCCAACTTTTACCCGACGGCTGTTGAGTTGCGAAAAGCCTTTAACAAACTCCATTCGGACATTGAGCTTACGCTTGTAAAAGGCGCAAGTGACGACTTGTTTGACAGTATTGTGGGTGGTGCGTCCTTCGACGTCTTTCTCAGTGCAGATGAAACCCACACGGCTACGCTGGTGAAGCTGAAAAAAGCCAAGCCGACGTCACGGAAAACCTATGCGTTTGGTCGGCTTGCGTTCTTGCACAAGATGGGTAACCAGACCGAAGATCATGGTCACGGCCATGGAAAAGAGACCATAACGGTGAAGGAGTTGGGTGACTTTATCGCCAAGCATCGCAATCAGACAGTCTATATTCCGGATCCTCAGGATTCTCCCTATGGCAAGAGGGCGGAGGACCTGCTTGAGGCTGCAGGGCTGTACTATCCCCTGAATGCAGCGGGAAATATCAAGATCGAAGACAGTGCCCATGATGTCTGGAACAACAATATGAACAAAACAGAGTTATTTGCCCTGCTCCCGGCCTCATTAGTGTTTCATGAAGACGATGATCACTCCAGGGATTCGCATCACGTAAAGCACAATTATCCCAAAGATGACGAGGTGTCGCTGTTAAAAGACAATGATTTTCACCGTCTCAGGCAGGAGATGGTAATACTGGAAGGTTCTGCCAGCACCAAAGCTGCTGAAACCTTTGCAAGGTTTATGCTATCACCTACCACTCAAGCCTATATTGGAGATCATGGTTACTACCCTGCGAGTTACTCAGAGGTTTGCGATCCGGCTAACACTTCGTCCGCAGTCAGTTATTTTTCAGCGATTCCTTATGCTGGTATTCTGTCTGCTGTTGCTTCCGCAGCTGTTGCCGCCTGGATTAACAGAGGATACTGCCGTTTCTGA
- the dapE gene encoding succinyl-diaminopimelate desuccinylase has product MTPTIELAIDLIQRPSVTPEDEGCQDLMISRLEPLGFKVERLRFGEVENIWLRRGDSAPVLAFAGHTDVVPTGPVEKWDNPPFSPFVDENGMLQGRGAADMKGSLAAMVTACETFLAANPDHKGSIAFLITSDEEGPAQHGTVKVIEHLEARHEKIDWCIVGEPSSTHRVGDVIKNGRRGSMHGHLLIHGIQGHVAYPHLARNPVHEVALALSELTGEEWDQGNDFFPPTSFQIWHIHAGEGASNVIPGKCEVNFNFRFSPEVTDKALQERVLAILDRHNLEYDIEWHVSGQPFLTRPGALVNAAKASIKAETGIDSELSTSGGTSDGRFIAPTGAQVLELGPVNKTIHKVNECIKASDLDDLGRIYQGVLKRLLT; this is encoded by the coding sequence ATGACCCCTACGATTGAACTTGCCATAGATCTGATTCAGCGTCCCTCAGTCACTCCTGAAGATGAGGGCTGCCAGGATCTGATGATCAGCCGTCTGGAACCCCTGGGCTTCAAAGTAGAGAGACTGCGGTTTGGTGAAGTGGAAAACATCTGGCTTCGCAGGGGAGACTCTGCACCGGTTCTGGCATTTGCCGGTCATACCGACGTTGTACCCACAGGTCCCGTAGAAAAGTGGGATAACCCTCCTTTTTCTCCTTTTGTCGATGAGAATGGTATGTTACAGGGCCGCGGTGCGGCGGATATGAAAGGCAGTCTGGCTGCCATGGTGACGGCTTGCGAAACCTTTCTGGCCGCGAACCCTGACCATAAAGGCTCCATTGCTTTCCTGATCACCAGCGATGAAGAAGGTCCGGCCCAGCATGGAACCGTTAAAGTCATTGAGCACCTGGAAGCCCGTCACGAAAAGATAGACTGGTGCATCGTAGGGGAGCCATCCAGTACTCACCGAGTGGGCGATGTCATCAAGAATGGACGCCGGGGCTCTATGCACGGTCACTTGCTGATTCATGGGATTCAAGGGCACGTCGCCTATCCGCATCTGGCCAGAAATCCGGTTCATGAAGTGGCACTGGCCTTATCAGAGTTGACCGGCGAAGAATGGGATCAGGGCAATGACTTCTTCCCACCCACCAGCTTCCAGATCTGGCATATTCATGCCGGAGAAGGTGCCAGCAATGTCATTCCAGGAAAGTGCGAAGTCAACTTTAACTTCCGTTTCTCCCCTGAAGTCACTGACAAGGCACTGCAGGAGAGAGTGCTGGCCATTCTGGATCGACATAACCTCGAATACGATATTGAATGGCATGTCAGCGGCCAGCCATTCCTTACCCGCCCCGGTGCGCTGGTTAATGCTGCCAAGGCATCCATCAAGGCTGAAACCGGCATAGATTCAGAGCTGTCGACCTCTGGTGGCACCTCCGACGGCCGGTTTATAGCGCCAACCGGCGCCCAGGTGCTTGAGCTGGGCCCGGTCAATAAAACCATCCATAAAGTGAATGAATGCATCAAAGCCAGCGACCTGGATGATCTGGGCCGGATATATCAGGGCGTCCTGAAGCGACTGTTGACTTGA
- the plsB gene encoding glycerol-3-phosphate 1-O-acyltransferase PlsB codes for MHRPNTLSRFLFHSLRKLLFTWVRTTVHNNTAQSLGIQPDKPVCYVLRNRSLSDLMVVEHECRKAGLPRPYAFIHSGRKNGDQAYFYLTQQRGVLLQREHPETADTLANLLRETEEHPDRDVQLVPVSIFWGRAPDKEQSALKLLFDWNFSLGGRFRKFMAILLHGRQTMVHFNPAMSLREVVDEGQEHCRTLRKVGRILRVHFRQLRESVIGPDLSHRRILVNGLIHTPQIRKAIEAEAAAREITLIEAENKARQYANEIASDYSYPVLRFLDIVLTWFWNKLYDGLSINNIEPIKALSQKYSVVYVPCHRSHIDYLLLSYALYYEGLTPPHIAAGINLNMPVVGTILRKGGAFFMRRTFRGNPLYSAVFHEYMHTLSSRGFPIEYFVEGGRSRTGRTLNPKTGMLSISLKSYLRDSRRPILFVPVYIGYEKLLEVSTYMSELRGKSKKKESPLDVVRTLAALRDQFGKAWINFGNPVRMGEFLDKEVPQWQQDQSEGYKQEWLKKATNTLAFKIASGINSAAVINPINLIAMALLSSPRHALGEQELVLLIEIYQRLLRKSPYSNKTVITDMDGHSIIRYAKKLDLLNKFSDSLGEVYSLDEKTAVMMTYYRNNVLHMFAVPSLLSCLFINNNAMTQREIFRVCSILYPYLQSELFLRWSKRGFLKVVTQWLETLASEGLIISDHDGYYRRPDYSSVQFVTLTVLSRAIAQTLERFFMVISLLISNHSGNIKQETLENQSRVLAQRLSIIHGLNAPEFFDKALFKNFIEQLRLNNVVEITQTNKLNYGDEVKMVADEAFKVLTSEVRHSILQTTKTQPAPIEEH; via the coding sequence ATGCACAGACCCAATACTCTCAGTCGCTTTTTGTTTCATAGCTTGAGAAAGCTTTTATTCACCTGGGTTAGAACAACGGTTCATAACAACACTGCACAAAGCCTTGGGATTCAGCCAGACAAGCCTGTCTGCTACGTACTTCGTAACCGTTCCCTGTCCGATCTGATGGTGGTTGAGCATGAGTGTCGAAAAGCGGGTCTGCCAAGACCCTATGCGTTTATTCACAGTGGTCGCAAGAATGGTGATCAGGCCTATTTTTATCTGACTCAGCAGCGAGGCGTTCTGCTTCAAAGAGAGCATCCGGAAACGGCAGATACACTGGCAAACCTTCTCAGGGAAACCGAGGAGCATCCTGACCGCGACGTTCAGCTGGTTCCTGTCAGTATTTTCTGGGGACGGGCCCCGGATAAAGAGCAGTCCGCCCTGAAGCTCCTTTTTGACTGGAACTTCAGCCTGGGAGGACGATTCAGGAAATTTATGGCCATTCTGCTTCATGGCAGACAGACAATGGTTCACTTTAATCCAGCCATGTCCCTGAGAGAAGTGGTGGATGAAGGCCAGGAACACTGCCGCACTCTCCGAAAGGTGGGTCGTATTCTCAGGGTGCACTTTCGTCAGCTCAGAGAGTCTGTCATTGGCCCGGATCTCTCTCACCGAAGAATACTGGTCAATGGCCTGATCCATACACCACAGATTCGCAAAGCCATAGAAGCTGAAGCCGCTGCCCGTGAAATCACCCTGATCGAGGCCGAGAACAAGGCTCGACAGTACGCCAATGAAATCGCCTCTGACTACTCTTATCCGGTCCTCAGGTTTCTGGACATTGTCTTGACCTGGTTCTGGAACAAGCTCTACGACGGCCTGTCGATCAATAACATAGAACCGATCAAAGCACTTTCCCAGAAGTACAGCGTTGTTTACGTGCCCTGTCACCGCAGCCATATTGACTATCTCTTGCTTTCCTATGCCCTGTACTATGAAGGGCTGACACCTCCCCATATTGCTGCCGGTATCAACCTGAATATGCCTGTCGTTGGCACCATTCTCCGTAAAGGCGGCGCTTTCTTTATGAGAAGAACCTTCAGAGGCAACCCTCTTTATAGTGCAGTCTTTCATGAATACATGCATACCCTGTCCAGTCGTGGATTCCCCATTGAATATTTTGTTGAGGGCGGCCGTTCCAGAACCGGTCGAACCCTGAACCCGAAAACCGGCATGCTCTCTATCAGCCTTAAAAGCTATCTGAGAGATAGCCGACGACCCATACTGTTTGTGCCGGTTTATATCGGTTATGAGAAGTTACTGGAAGTCAGCACTTACATGAGTGAGCTGCGAGGCAAGAGCAAGAAAAAAGAGTCCCCTCTTGACGTTGTGCGCACACTGGCAGCCCTGAGGGATCAGTTTGGCAAAGCCTGGATTAACTTTGGTAACCCGGTCCGCATGGGTGAATTCCTGGATAAGGAAGTACCTCAATGGCAGCAAGATCAGTCTGAAGGCTATAAACAAGAGTGGCTAAAGAAAGCAACCAATACACTTGCTTTCAAAATTGCCAGTGGGATTAACTCAGCGGCGGTCATCAACCCGATTAACCTGATTGCCATGGCCCTGCTTTCATCGCCACGTCATGCTTTGGGTGAACAGGAGCTGGTATTACTGATAGAGATTTATCAGCGACTGCTCAGAAAATCTCCCTACAGCAACAAAACAGTTATTACTGACATGGATGGCCACAGCATCATCCGCTATGCAAAGAAGCTGGATTTACTCAATAAATTCAGTGATTCTCTGGGTGAGGTCTACAGTCTGGACGAAAAGACAGCGGTAATGATGACCTATTACCGGAATAACGTACTGCATATGTTTGCCGTACCTTCCCTGCTCAGCTGTCTGTTTATTAACAACAATGCCATGACACAGAGAGAAATTTTCCGGGTCTGTTCCATTTTATACCCTTATCTTCAATCCGAGCTCTTTCTCAGATGGAGTAAAAGAGGATTTCTGAAAGTGGTCACCCAGTGGCTGGAAACATTGGCTAGTGAAGGGCTTATCATCAGTGACCATGATGGCTATTATCGCCGACCTGATTACAGCTCAGTACAGTTTGTCACTCTGACGGTGCTTTCCCGTGCCATTGCCCAGACCCTTGAGCGCTTCTTTATGGTCATCAGTCTGCTGATCAGTAATCACAGCGGTAACATTAAACAGGAAACTCTGGAAAACCAGAGTCGTGTACTGGCTCAAAGACTGTCCATTATCCACGGGTTGAATGCCCCCGAGTTCTTTGACAAGGCGCTGTTCAAAAACTTTATCGAGCAGTTAAGACTCAATAACGTCGTGGAGATTACCCAGACCAACAAGCTCAATTACGGCGATGAAGTCAAAATGGTCGCGGACGAAGCCTTTAAGGTCCTGACCAGCGAAGTCCGTCACAGCATACTGCAAACCACCAAAACTCAACCCGCTCCGATCGAAGAGCATTAA
- a CDS encoding class I SAM-dependent methyltransferase → MISSVVIQIHPDPDKQAYLDTLLSSMDGATYIENPAGCRENQLILGFEDDRLSLTRACGKENPISVDFVGGKAGHRRKFGGGKGQDIAKAVGLNKGVKPHVLDATGGLGRDAFVLASLGCKVTVIERSPVIAALLEDGIRRAIADPEVSEIAGRMQLIKEDSRRAMESSLSLGKQFDVVYLDPMFPQKEKSAEVKKEMKIFQALLSGDPDADELLEPALKLAQYRVVIKRPRLSPELGNTSPTYKLKGKACRYDIHALQAFE, encoded by the coding sequence ATGATCAGTTCTGTCGTAATTCAAATTCATCCGGATCCTGATAAGCAAGCCTATCTTGATACGCTGCTGAGTTCCATGGATGGAGCCACTTACATTGAGAATCCGGCTGGCTGCCGGGAAAATCAACTTATTCTGGGTTTTGAAGATGATCGTCTTTCCCTGACACGGGCTTGTGGAAAAGAAAATCCCATCAGTGTTGATTTTGTGGGAGGCAAGGCAGGCCACAGAAGAAAGTTCGGTGGCGGCAAAGGTCAGGACATAGCCAAAGCCGTGGGTTTGAATAAAGGTGTCAAACCTCATGTTCTGGATGCCACGGGTGGACTTGGTCGAGATGCCTTCGTGCTGGCCTCTCTTGGCTGCAAGGTGACAGTCATTGAGCGCTCTCCCGTCATCGCCGCTTTGCTGGAAGACGGCATCAGAAGAGCGATAGCAGATCCGGAGGTCTCAGAGATTGCCGGACGTATGCAGCTGATTAAAGAAGACAGTCGTCGTGCTATGGAGTCGAGTCTGTCCCTTGGAAAACAGTTCGATGTCGTTTATCTCGATCCCATGTTTCCCCAAAAAGAGAAGTCTGCAGAGGTCAAAAAGGAAATGAAAATCTTTCAGGCACTATTATCAGGTGATCCCGATGCCGATGAGTTGCTTGAGCCTGCCCTGAAACTGGCCCAATACCGGGTGGTGATTAAAAGACCCCGGTTATCCCCGGAGTTGGGCAATACCTCACCTACCTACAAACTGAAAGGAAAGGCATGCAGGTATGATATCCACGCTCTTCAAGCGTTTGAGTGA
- a CDS encoding peroxiredoxin yields the protein MTLRINDVAPDFTAQTTQGSIQFHDWIGDSWAILFSHPKDFTPVCTTELGYMARLQPEFEQRNCKLIGLSVDPVDDHERWARDIEETQGHLPLYPMIGDTDLNVAKLYNMLPADAGDSSEGRTAATNATVRTVFIIGPDKQVKLMMTYPMTTGRNFDEILRSLDSIQLTSRCTVATPVNWQPGEDVIIPPAVSEEEAKKKFPQGWKTLKPYLRMVAQPD from the coding sequence ATGACTCTGAGAATTAATGACGTTGCCCCTGATTTCACGGCTCAAACCACCCAAGGTTCTATTCAGTTTCATGACTGGATAGGTGATTCCTGGGCTATTTTATTCTCCCACCCGAAAGACTTTACACCCGTCTGTACGACAGAGCTTGGCTATATGGCCCGGCTGCAACCAGAGTTTGAACAACGCAACTGTAAGCTCATTGGTTTGAGTGTGGACCCTGTAGATGATCATGAACGCTGGGCCAGAGACATTGAGGAGACCCAGGGGCACCTGCCCCTGTACCCCATGATTGGTGATACGGACCTCAACGTAGCGAAGCTGTATAACATGCTGCCTGCCGACGCGGGTGATAGCTCAGAAGGGAGAACCGCTGCCACCAATGCTACGGTCAGAACCGTGTTTATCATCGGCCCTGACAAACAGGTCAAATTGATGATGACCTATCCAATGACCACCGGCAGGAATTTTGACGAGATCCTTCGTTCTCTGGACTCTATTCAGCTGACCAGCCGATGCACGGTGGCAACTCCGGTGAACTGGCAGCCTGGTGAGGATGTGATTATTCCACCTGCGGTTTCAGAAGAAGAAGCTAAAAAGAAATTCCCGCAGGGTTGGAAGACTCTGAAGCCTTACCTTAGGATGGTCGCTCAGCCTGATTAA
- a CDS encoding undecaprenyl-diphosphate phosphatase — translation MDSLQVIILALLQGLTEFLPISSSAHLILPAQLLGWKDQGLAFDVAVHIGTLIAVVGYFRKDLIRITQDWLGSLMGKGASVNSRLGWYLIFATLPAVVFGFVLKSMGLDEAMRSIAVIAGTTMIFGALLGWADYKGKKIQPIEKLNFRQAMLIGFAQAIALIPGTSRSGITMTAGLMLGLTREAAARFSFLLSIPVILGAGLLLALDLVKATEPVDWSVLFSGALLAGVSAWVCIYFFLSFINRIGLMPFVIYRFILGAVLIAVMVF, via the coding sequence ATGGATAGCCTTCAGGTAATCATTCTCGCTCTGCTTCAGGGCTTGACAGAGTTTCTGCCGATTTCCAGTTCTGCTCATTTGATATTGCCTGCGCAGTTGTTGGGCTGGAAGGATCAGGGGCTGGCATTTGATGTGGCGGTTCATATTGGCACATTGATCGCGGTTGTGGGGTATTTTCGTAAGGACTTGATCAGAATTACTCAGGACTGGCTGGGCTCCCTGATGGGGAAAGGCGCATCGGTCAACAGTCGTCTGGGTTGGTACCTGATTTTTGCTACCTTACCAGCGGTTGTGTTTGGTTTTGTTCTGAAGTCCATGGGCCTGGATGAAGCTATGCGCAGTATTGCCGTCATTGCCGGGACAACCATGATATTTGGTGCGCTTCTCGGTTGGGCTGATTACAAGGGGAAAAAAATACAGCCTATCGAAAAGTTAAACTTCCGTCAGGCCATGTTGATTGGCTTTGCCCAGGCTATCGCCCTGATTCCGGGAACCTCTCGCTCAGGCATAACCATGACCGCTGGCCTAATGCTCGGTTTGACCCGGGAGGCAGCAGCCCGCTTTTCGTTTTTGCTTTCTATTCCGGTCATATTGGGGGCAGGGCTGCTTCTGGCACTGGACCTTGTTAAGGCAACAGAGCCGGTGGATTGGAGCGTACTCTTCTCTGGTGCCCTGTTGGCAGGCGTCAGTGCTTGGGTTTGTATATACTTCTTCCTGTCGTTTATCAATCGAATCGGATTGATGCCCTTTGTGATCTATCGCTTTATTCTCGGCGCAGTATTGATTGCCGTGATGGTGTTCTAA
- the tsaB gene encoding tRNA (adenosine(37)-N6)-threonylcarbamoyltransferase complex dimerization subunit type 1 TsaB, whose protein sequence is MKILALDSATEACSVALNLDGEIVEHFELLPRRHSRELLGMVDKLLKKQAVSLSDLDALAFGCGPGAFTGLRIAAAMVQGLAFAIDKPVVAVSTLRALAQEGFRVHQSNAVLAAIDARMGEVYWGAFKEENGLMQPVIEESVITPEKVVLPDGKENWLGIGTGWQFREQLAAKVVKCFPEAYPRAADIAILAAADFNEGLSVPAEQARPVYLRDKVALKKSER, encoded by the coding sequence ATGAAAATTCTGGCTCTAGATAGCGCTACAGAAGCCTGTTCAGTGGCATTGAATCTGGATGGTGAGATTGTTGAGCATTTTGAGTTGTTACCCAGAAGGCACAGCCGTGAGCTTTTGGGAATGGTCGACAAGCTACTGAAAAAACAGGCAGTCAGCCTGTCTGATCTGGACGCTTTGGCTTTTGGTTGCGGGCCAGGTGCTTTCACAGGTCTCAGAATAGCGGCTGCCATGGTGCAGGGGCTGGCGTTTGCCATCGATAAGCCGGTTGTTGCCGTGTCAACTCTGAGAGCACTGGCGCAGGAAGGCTTCAGAGTGCATCAGTCAAACGCTGTACTGGCTGCTATTGATGCCCGTATGGGTGAGGTTTATTGGGGTGCTTTCAAGGAAGAGAATGGACTGATGCAACCGGTGATTGAAGAAAGTGTTATCACCCCCGAAAAAGTTGTCCTGCCCGACGGCAAAGAGAACTGGCTGGGAATCGGGACGGGTTGGCAGTTCCGGGAACAGCTGGCAGCAAAAGTGGTGAAATGTTTCCCCGAAGCTTATCCCAGGGCGGCAGATATCGCTATTCTGGCTGCGGCTGATTTCAACGAAGGACTCAGTGTACCTGCTGAACAAGCCAGACCTGTCTATCTGAGGGATAAGGTGGCTCTCAAGAAAAGTGAACGATAA
- the adk gene encoding adenylate kinase, which produces MRVILLGAPGAGKGTQAQFIMEEFGIPQISTGDMLRAAIKDGTELGLKVKAVMDSGALVSDEIIIELVKERIARDDCARGFLFDGFPRTIPQAEALRDAGVDIDHVIEIAVEDEEIVQRMAGRRVHPDSGRTYHVVYNPPKVEGKDDVTGEDLIQRDDDTEETVRKRLGVYHDQTAPLVSFYKTIEGQTRYSRVEGVGSVDDIKAKVICALKPAAA; this is translated from the coding sequence ATGAGAGTGATTCTGTTGGGTGCCCCGGGTGCCGGTAAAGGTACGCAAGCCCAGTTCATCATGGAAGAGTTTGGTATCCCCCAGATCTCTACCGGCGATATGCTGCGCGCAGCGATCAAGGACGGTACCGAGCTGGGCCTTAAAGTAAAAGCGGTTATGGATTCCGGCGCCCTGGTTTCAGATGAAATCATCATTGAGCTGGTTAAAGAGCGTATTGCCAGGGATGACTGTGCCAGAGGATTCCTGTTTGATGGCTTTCCCAGAACCATTCCCCAGGCTGAAGCACTTCGTGATGCCGGTGTCGATATTGATCATGTGATCGAAATTGCCGTTGAAGACGAAGAGATTGTTCAACGCATGGCAGGAAGACGTGTTCACCCTGACAGCGGCCGAACCTATCACGTTGTCTATAACCCACCGAAGGTTGAAGGTAAAGATGATGTTACGGGTGAAGACCTGATTCAGCGTGATGACGATACGGAAGAGACCGTACGCAAGCGTCTGGGCGTTTACCATGACCAGACGGCCCCTCTGGTCAGCTTCTATAAGACTATTGAAGGTCAGACCCGCTACAGCCGTGTAGAGGGCGTAGGCAGTGTTGATGATATCAAGGCCAAAGTGATCTGTGCCCTGAAGCCTGCGGCTGCCTGA
- a CDS encoding DUF971 domain-containing protein yields the protein MQQKIPEALNFHRQSQRLELKYSADETYQLSSEMLRVHSPSAEVRGHGNPVLQTGKKQVQVTNIEKVGHYAIKIHFNDGHDSGIYDWGYLYDLCVNQEAYWEAYLEKLHRAGESREPDADVVKLMIS from the coding sequence ATGCAGCAAAAAATCCCCGAAGCTTTGAACTTTCACAGGCAATCCCAACGACTGGAGTTGAAATACAGCGCCGATGAGACTTATCAGCTCAGCAGTGAGATGCTTCGTGTCCACAGTCCTTCTGCCGAGGTCAGGGGACATGGTAATCCAGTGCTGCAAACCGGAAAAAAGCAGGTTCAGGTCACCAATATAGAAAAGGTGGGCCACTATGCGATTAAAATTCACTTTAATGATGGTCATGACAGCGGCATCTACGACTGGGGCTATCTCTACGATCTTTGTGTCAACCAGGAAGCGTACTGGGAGGCCTATCTGGAGAAGCTGCACCGGGCGGGTGAAAGCCGGGAGCCTGATGCTGATGTCGTCAAACTGATGATCAGTTAA
- a CDS encoding TatD family hydrolase yields MINSNNTTGTVGGSNPNTSQPVQPQLQEAGEGARFGRTVSTGDSNNILSVRTPDFSHSQTGRSTTSSPDGRFVKVDDEKAILPNITSPSSVSPHGVSSKGTQWAADEADLKVWQEGRSKPRKMKKKKRSSGSTDKPSSGVCPIAFRYSGNTNYHAVQGRQVMDQGLESRYCQRSTGATALPDAPARDDESSGFQLATRPESGKVNLTPPRYRPQYMTPLVDIGANLVKDRFDLPQVLAEASRAGVGSIMITGTSISASKDAQKLVAQWSEPSAKATEACGFSDSPPCSLYYTVGCHPHNAKNFRRDGGIRELRKILKQGDRHCIAVGECGLDYDREWSFPDVQRTVFRKQLALAAELKKPLFLHERLAHDDFIGILKDHINQLPSPAMACVHCFTGNSEQLQAYLDLGCSIGITGYIGDKRNKDLVKALRSVGWETLRERLMVETDAPFLKPYLVMPERLEHRRRGKRENDNEPANLPYVIHALSQVLGVDGEEIAAATTDNARRIFSLGD; encoded by the coding sequence ATGATTAACTCAAATAACACTACCGGTACTGTTGGAGGTTCAAACCCAAACACGTCACAACCTGTTCAACCTCAACTGCAAGAGGCTGGAGAAGGTGCTCGTTTTGGTAGGACTGTCAGTACTGGTGATAGCAACAATATACTTTCAGTAAGAACACCCGACTTTTCTCATTCTCAAACGGGCAGATCAACCACCTCCAGCCCTGATGGCAGATTTGTGAAAGTTGATGATGAAAAAGCGATACTTCCCAATATCACGTCACCCAGTTCAGTGTCCCCTCATGGCGTTAGCAGCAAAGGTACGCAATGGGCCGCAGACGAAGCGGATCTGAAAGTCTGGCAAGAAGGCCGCTCAAAGCCACGGAAAATGAAAAAAAAGAAGAGATCCTCAGGTTCTACTGACAAGCCTTCTTCAGGCGTTTGTCCCATTGCATTCCGATACTCTGGCAACACGAACTACCATGCCGTTCAGGGTCGGCAGGTCATGGATCAGGGCCTGGAGTCCCGATATTGCCAGCGCTCAACCGGGGCCACTGCATTACCTGATGCGCCTGCCAGGGATGATGAATCTTCTGGTTTCCAGCTAGCTACCCGGCCAGAGTCGGGCAAGGTAAATCTGACTCCCCCGAGATACAGGCCTCAATACATGACGCCACTGGTTGATATTGGAGCCAATCTCGTTAAAGACCGCTTTGACTTGCCCCAGGTTCTTGCAGAAGCTTCCCGGGCAGGGGTTGGTAGCATCATGATAACGGGCACTTCCATTTCTGCGTCGAAAGATGCTCAGAAACTGGTGGCTCAATGGTCGGAGCCATCGGCGAAAGCCACCGAAGCTTGTGGGTTTTCAGATTCCCCCCCATGCTCTTTGTACTATACAGTGGGATGCCATCCACACAATGCCAAGAATTTCCGCCGAGATGGTGGCATACGGGAACTGAGAAAAATACTTAAACAGGGGGATCGTCACTGCATTGCGGTGGGTGAGTGTGGATTGGATTACGATCGCGAATGGTCGTTTCCTGATGTGCAACGAACCGTGTTCAGGAAACAATTGGCGCTGGCTGCAGAGCTGAAAAAACCACTGTTTTTGCATGAGCGACTTGCCCATGATGACTTCATCGGCATTCTGAAAGACCACATAAATCAGTTGCCTTCACCAGCCATGGCTTGCGTTCACTGCTTCACGGGTAACAGTGAGCAACTGCAGGCCTATCTTGATCTGGGCTGTTCCATCGGAATTACCGGTTATATCGGCGACAAACGTAACAAAGATCTGGTTAAGGCACTGCGCTCTGTCGGTTGGGAGACTCTGCGTGAGCGCCTCATGGTTGAGACCGATGCACCGTTTTTAAAGCCTTATCTGGTTATGCCAGAACGGTTAGAACATCGTCGGCGTGGTAAAAGAGAAAATGATAATGAACCGGCTAATCTGCCCTATGTGATCCATGCGCTGAGCCAGGTGCTGGGTGTGGATGGCGAAGAGATTGCCGCTGCAACCACCGACAATGCCAGACGTATATTCTCCCTCGGTGACTGA